One region of Flavobacterium sp. GSB-24 genomic DNA includes:
- a CDS encoding ATP-dependent Clp protease ATP-binding subunit, producing the protein MDDNFSPRVKDVITYSKEEALRLGHDFIGTEHLMLGILRDGNGKAIHILNNLAVDLDHLRRKVEILSPANLSVEVNAEKKNLHLTRQAERALKTTFLEAKVFQSSSISTAHLLLCILRNENDPTTKLLNKLKIDYDVAKEQYLNMTPNEEEFLENLPRNESYNDDSGQDDSLKESSFNNPANKSNKKSKTPVLDNFGRDLTEMAEEGKLDPVVGREKEIERVSQILSRRKKNNPLLIGEPGVGKSAIAEGLALRIIQKKVSRILFHKRVVTLDLASLVAGTKYRGQFEERMKAVMNELEKNDDIILFIDEIHTIVGAGGATGSLDASNMFKPALARGEIQCIGATTLDEYRQYIEKDGALERRFQKVIVEPTSVEETIAILNNVKDKYEDHHNVTYTQEAIEACVKLTNRYMSERFLPDKAIDAMDEAGSRVHITNIDVPKQILDLERQLEEVRELKNMVVKKQKYEEAAKLRDDEKRIEKDLATAQEQWEEDSKNNRIEVTEDNVADVVSMMTGIPVNRIAQTESNKLAQLPELIQNKVIGQNEAVLKIARSIQRNRAGLKDPNKPIGSFIFLGQTGVGKTQLAKVLAKELFDSEDALVRIDMSEYMEKFAISRLVGAPPGYVGYEEGGQLTEKVRRKPYCVVLLDEIEKAHPDVFNMMLQVLDDGYLTDSLGRKIDFKNTIIIMTSNVGARQLKDFGQGVGFGTAAKVAQADENSKSIIENALKKTFAPEFLNRIDDVIVFNSLEKADIDLIIEIELKKLYSRIAELGYKLSLTDKAKAFIAEKGFDKQFGARPLKRAIQKYVEDLLAEEIITSKIHSGDEIMMDLKDDSQELSVEIHKAEEPTNQ; encoded by the coding sequence ATGGATGATAATTTTTCACCAAGAGTAAAAGATGTTATTACATACAGCAAAGAAGAGGCTTTACGTTTAGGCCACGACTTTATTGGTACAGAACATCTAATGCTGGGCATTTTAAGAGATGGTAACGGAAAAGCTATTCATATACTTAATAACCTAGCAGTCGATTTAGATCATTTACGCAGAAAAGTAGAAATACTAAGCCCTGCCAACCTGAGCGTTGAAGTAAATGCAGAAAAGAAAAACCTTCATCTTACCCGACAGGCAGAAAGAGCCCTGAAGACCACTTTTCTAGAAGCAAAAGTATTTCAAAGTTCATCAATTAGCACGGCCCACCTGCTGTTATGTATCTTGAGAAACGAAAACGATCCAACAACCAAGCTATTGAATAAACTTAAAATAGATTATGACGTAGCTAAAGAACAGTATTTAAATATGACTCCAAACGAAGAAGAATTCTTAGAAAACTTGCCAAGAAACGAATCGTATAACGACGATTCAGGACAAGATGACAGTCTTAAAGAAAGTAGTTTTAATAATCCCGCCAATAAGTCAAACAAAAAATCTAAGACTCCAGTTTTAGATAATTTTGGGAGAGATTTAACAGAAATGGCCGAAGAAGGGAAATTAGACCCAGTTGTAGGACGCGAAAAAGAAATTGAGCGTGTTTCGCAAATTCTAAGCCGTAGAAAGAAAAACAATCCGCTTCTTATTGGAGAACCTGGGGTTGGTAAATCTGCTATCGCAGAAGGACTGGCTTTACGTATTATTCAAAAGAAAGTATCACGTATTCTTTTCCACAAACGTGTTGTAACTCTTGATTTAGCAAGTTTAGTTGCTGGAACAAAATATAGAGGACAATTTGAGGAAAGAATGAAAGCCGTAATGAACGAGCTTGAGAAAAACGATGATATTATTCTTTTTATTGATGAAATCCATACTATTGTAGGTGCTGGAGGAGCAACAGGTTCGCTTGATGCTTCAAACATGTTCAAACCTGCTTTAGCAAGAGGAGAAATTCAATGTATTGGTGCTACTACTCTTGATGAGTACAGACAATATATTGAAAAAGATGGTGCTTTAGAAAGACGTTTCCAAAAAGTAATCGTTGAACCAACTTCTGTTGAAGAAACAATTGCAATTTTGAATAACGTAAAAGATAAATATGAAGATCACCACAACGTTACCTATACTCAAGAAGCAATTGAAGCTTGTGTGAAGCTGACAAACAGATATATGTCTGAGCGTTTCCTACCAGACAAAGCGATCGATGCTATGGATGAGGCTGGATCACGTGTGCACATTACGAATATCGACGTTCCGAAACAAATTTTGGATTTAGAGCGTCAGTTAGAAGAAGTTCGCGAGCTTAAAAATATGGTTGTTAAAAAACAAAAATATGAAGAAGCTGCTAAACTTCGCGATGATGAAAAACGTATAGAAAAAGACCTTGCCACTGCACAAGAACAATGGGAAGAAGATTCTAAAAACAACAGAATTGAAGTTACAGAAGATAATGTAGCGGATGTTGTTTCGATGATGACTGGAATTCCTGTTAATAGAATTGCACAGACAGAAAGCAATAAATTAGCTCAATTACCTGAATTAATTCAAAATAAAGTAATTGGTCAAAATGAGGCTGTTCTTAAAATTGCTCGTTCTATTCAACGTAACAGAGCTGGACTTAAAGATCCTAACAAACCAATTGGTTCATTCATCTTCTTAGGTCAGACTGGTGTTGGTAAAACACAGTTGGCCAAAGTATTAGCAAAAGAATTATTTGATTCTGAAGATGCTTTAGTTCGTATTGATATGAGTGAATACATGGAGAAATTTGCGATATCTCGTTTAGTTGGAGCGCCTCCAGGATACGTTGGTTACGAAGAAGGCGGCCAATTGACAGAAAAAGTTCGTAGAAAACCATATTGTGTTGTACTTTTAGATGAGATCGAAAAAGCACATCCAGATGTGTTTAATATGATGCTTCAAGTTTTAGATGACGGATATTTAACAGATAGTTTAGGTCGTAAAATTGACTTTAAAAACACTATTATTATCATGACATCTAATGTTGGTGCACGCCAATTGAAAGATTTCGGACAAGGTGTAGGATTCGGAACTGCTGCAAAAGTTGCTCAAGCCGATGAAAACTCAAAAAGCATTATCGAAAATGCATTGAAGAAAACTTTTGCTCCTGAATTCTTAAACAGAATTGATGACGTAATTGTATTCAACAGTTTAGAAAAAGCTGATATTGATTTGATTATTGAAATCGAATTGAAAAAACTGTATTCTCGTATTGCTGAACTTGGTTACAAATTAAGCTTAACAGACAAAGCCAAAGCATTTATTGCTGAAAAAGGTTTTGACAAGCAGTTTGGAGCTAGACCGCTAAAAAGAGCAATTCAGAAATATGTTGAAGATTTGTTAGCCGAAGAAATCATCACTTCGAAAATACATTCAGGTGACGAAATCATGATGGATCTAAAAGATGATTCGCAAGAACTTTCAGTAGAAATCCATAAAGCCGAAGAGCCGACTAATCAATAA
- the gyrA gene encoding DNA gyrase subunit A: MSEGEKLIPINIEDEMKSAYIDYSMSVIVSRALPDVRDGLKPVHRRVLYGMYDLGVTSRSAHKKSARIVGEVLGKYHPHGDTSVYDAMVRMAQEWSMRYLLVDGQGNFGSVDGDSPAAMRYTEARMRKISEEIMADIEKETVDFQLNFDDTIYEPKVMPTRVPTLLVNGATGIAVGMATNMPPHNLTEVINGTLAYLDNNDIEVDELMSHIKAPDFPTGGIIYGYEGVREAFKTGRGRIVMRAKVGFEEVDGRECIIVTEIPYQVNKAEMIKRTADLVNDKKIEGIANIRDESDRNGMRIVYILKRDATPNVVLNTLYKYTQLQSSFSVNNIALVKGRPQLLNLKDMIHYFIEHRHDVVVRRTQFELRKAEERAHILEGLIIASDNIDEVIALIRGSKNTDEAREKLIERFKLSEIQARAIVEMRLRQLTGLEQDKLRAEFEELMKLIEHLKALLADVNLRTDLIKEELIEIRDKYGDERRSQIEYSGGDVSIEDLIADENVVITISHAGYIKRTNLTEYKTQNRGGVGQKSAGTRDQDFLEHMFVATNHQYMMFFTQKGKCFWMRVYEIPEGSKTAKGRAIQNLVNIESDDKVKAFICTQDLKDKDYINTHNLVMVTKQGQVKKTSLEKYSKPRVNGVAAITIKEGDELLGAQLTDGESQIILAVKSGKLVRFEETKTRPMGRTASGVRGITLKDETDEVIGMVTVGKNDVNDSQILVVTENGYGKRTKLVDEDGEDVYRITNRGGKGVKTLNITEKTGKLISISAVTDADDLMIINKSGLTIRMAIEDLRVMGRATQGVRLINLKGKDSIAAVTKVMKDDVEEVVVDEDGNVIESGIERVKPDLEVLEDEGPVEDDDDSDDEVIDDEGEDADEEESEE; the protein is encoded by the coding sequence ATGTCTGAAGGAGAAAAGTTAATTCCTATTAACATAGAAGATGAAATGAAATCAGCTTACATCGATTATTCGATGTCAGTAATCGTATCGAGAGCACTTCCTGATGTTAGAGATGGCTTGAAACCAGTGCATCGAAGAGTTCTTTATGGAATGTATGATTTAGGTGTAACTTCAAGATCTGCCCATAAAAAATCTGCAAGAATCGTAGGGGAGGTTCTGGGTAAGTACCACCCGCATGGAGATACTTCTGTTTATGACGCAATGGTACGTATGGCTCAGGAGTGGAGTATGCGATATTTATTAGTTGATGGTCAAGGTAACTTTGGTTCTGTCGATGGAGATAGTCCTGCAGCAATGCGTTATACTGAGGCCAGAATGCGCAAAATTTCTGAAGAAATTATGGCAGATATCGAAAAAGAGACAGTTGATTTTCAATTAAACTTTGACGATACTATATATGAGCCAAAAGTAATGCCTACTAGAGTTCCTACTTTGTTAGTAAATGGAGCAACAGGTATTGCAGTTGGTATGGCAACCAACATGCCGCCACACAATTTAACTGAGGTTATCAATGGTACTTTAGCTTACCTTGATAATAACGATATTGAAGTTGACGAATTAATGTCTCATATTAAAGCTCCTGATTTTCCAACAGGTGGTATAATATATGGATACGAAGGTGTTCGCGAAGCTTTTAAAACGGGTAGAGGACGTATTGTAATGCGTGCAAAAGTTGGTTTTGAAGAAGTTGACGGAAGAGAATGTATCATTGTTACTGAGATTCCATACCAAGTTAACAAAGCCGAAATGATCAAACGTACGGCTGATTTAGTTAACGACAAAAAAATCGAAGGTATTGCCAACATCCGTGATGAGTCAGATAGAAATGGTATGCGTATCGTTTATATCTTAAAACGTGATGCTACGCCAAACGTAGTTTTAAATACCTTATATAAGTATACGCAATTACAATCTTCTTTTAGTGTAAATAATATTGCATTAGTAAAAGGACGTCCTCAATTGTTGAATCTAAAAGATATGATTCACTATTTTATTGAGCACCGTCATGATGTAGTAGTAAGAAGAACTCAATTTGAATTGCGTAAAGCAGAAGAAAGAGCGCATATTTTAGAAGGATTAATCATTGCTTCTGATAATATCGACGAGGTTATTGCGTTAATAAGAGGTTCTAAAAATACAGACGAAGCAAGAGAAAAATTAATCGAAAGATTTAAATTATCTGAAATTCAAGCTCGTGCGATTGTTGAGATGCGTTTACGTCAGTTAACAGGTCTGGAGCAGGATAAATTAAGAGCTGAGTTTGAGGAATTAATGAAGTTAATTGAGCATTTGAAAGCTTTATTAGCAGATGTTAATTTAAGAACCGATTTAATTAAAGAAGAACTTATCGAAATTCGTGACAAATACGGTGACGAAAGACGTTCTCAAATAGAATACTCTGGTGGAGATGTAAGTATCGAAGATTTAATTGCCGATGAAAATGTAGTAATTACAATTTCGCATGCAGGTTATATCAAACGTACGAATCTGACAGAATACAAAACTCAAAATAGAGGTGGAGTTGGTCAGAAAAGTGCTGGAACAAGAGATCAGGATTTCTTAGAGCACATGTTCGTGGCGACAAACCACCAATATATGATGTTCTTTACACAAAAAGGAAAATGTTTCTGGATGCGTGTTTATGAAATTCCGGAAGGAAGTAAAACAGCAAAAGGCCGCGCAATTCAGAATCTTGTGAATATTGAAAGTGATGATAAAGTAAAAGCTTTCATTTGTACGCAGGACTTAAAAGATAAAGATTATATCAATACGCATAACCTTGTAATGGTAACTAAACAAGGTCAGGTGAAGAAAACTTCTTTAGAGAAATATTCTAAACCTCGTGTAAATGGTGTTGCTGCTATTACTATTAAAGAAGGTGATGAATTACTTGGAGCACAATTAACGGATGGAGAAAGCCAAATTATCTTGGCAGTTAAATCTGGTAAATTGGTTCGTTTTGAAGAAACGAAAACGCGTCCGATGGGAAGAACAGCTTCTGGAGTTCGTGGAATTACTTTAAAAGATGAAACGGATGAAGTAATTGGTATGGTTACCGTTGGTAAAAACGATGTTAACGATTCGCAAATTTTAGTTGTAACTGAAAATGGATACGGTAAACGTACCAAATTAGTTGACGAAGATGGTGAAGATGTTTACAGAATTACAAACCGTGGAGGTAAAGGGGTCAAAACTCTTAATATCACAGAGAAAACAGGAAAACTAATCTCAATCAGTGCTGTAACCGATGCAGATGATTTAATGATTATTAATAAATCTGGATTAACAATTAGAATGGCAATTGAGGATTTACGTGTAATGGGACGTGCAACTCAAGGTGTTAGATTGATTAACTTGAAAGGAAAAGATTCTATCGCTGCTGTAACAAAAGTAATGAAAGATGACGTAGAAGAAGTTGTCGTTGATGAAGACGGTAATGTGATCGAATCTGGAATTGAAAGAGTTAAACCTGATTTAGAAGTTCTTGAAGATGAAGGACCTGTAGAAGATGATGACGATTCTGATGATGAGGTAATTGATGACGAAGGCGAAGATGCCGACGAAGAAGAGTCTGAAGAATAA
- a CDS encoding tetratricopeptide repeat protein, whose product MKSKYVILASALLISVASFAQKDQIKSAEKALKGGDAQGAVTILNDAENMVANAKDTEQAQFYFVKGNAYLELADKNIETSKNLSLSAESYKKLIEIEKTSGKQKYSTQAATSISSIKAKLINSAIADTQANKNVEGAKKLYDAYALDKNDTINLYYAASTAVNAQDFDLALPMYEELKKLNYSGKGTMYTAVNKASGNDDSFANAKERDMAVKLGTHEKPKTEAIPSKRGEIYKNLALILVQKGRTEEAKKAIADARKANPDDSSLILTEANLYLETKDFEMYKKLVNEALEKDPKNADLVFNLGVISAGAKNNADAEKYYLKAIEINPNYTNAYLNLAALKLEAEKPIIDEMNKLGTSAKDMKRYDVLKAQRESVFKGVIPYLKKANELDPKNEDVSKTLLGVYSALEMTAEAKALKAKM is encoded by the coding sequence ATGAAAAGTAAATATGTAATACTTGCTTCAGCGTTATTGATCTCTGTAGCTTCTTTTGCTCAAAAAGATCAAATTAAAAGTGCTGAAAAGGCTTTAAAAGGAGGAGATGCTCAAGGAGCTGTTACCATCTTAAACGATGCTGAAAATATGGTTGCTAATGCTAAAGATACAGAGCAGGCTCAATTCTATTTTGTAAAAGGAAATGCTTATTTGGAACTTGCTGATAAAAATATTGAAACAAGCAAAAATCTATCACTTTCTGCAGAGAGTTACAAAAAGTTAATTGAAATTGAAAAAACTTCTGGAAAACAGAAATATTCTACTCAGGCAGCGACTTCAATCAGCAGTATCAAAGCAAAATTAATTAATTCTGCTATTGCTGATACTCAGGCTAACAAAAATGTAGAAGGTGCAAAAAAATTATATGATGCTTATGCATTAGACAAAAACGATACAATTAACTTGTATTATGCAGCTTCAACTGCAGTAAATGCACAAGATTTTGACCTTGCTTTACCAATGTATGAAGAGTTGAAAAAACTGAATTACTCTGGAAAAGGAACAATGTATACAGCTGTAAACAAAGCATCTGGAAATGATGATAGTTTTGCAAATGCAAAAGAAAGAGATATGGCTGTAAAATTAGGAACTCACGAAAAACCAAAAACTGAAGCTATTCCTTCAAAAAGAGGTGAGATCTACAAAAACTTGGCTTTGATCTTAGTTCAAAAAGGACGTACAGAAGAAGCTAAGAAAGCTATCGCAGATGCTAGAAAAGCAAATCCAGATGATTCTTCATTAATTTTAACTGAAGCTAATTTGTATCTTGAAACTAAGGATTTTGAAATGTATAAAAAATTAGTTAACGAGGCTTTAGAAAAAGATCCAAAAAATGCTGATTTAGTATTCAACTTAGGTGTAATTAGTGCAGGTGCAAAAAACAATGCAGATGCTGAGAAATATTACTTAAAAGCAATAGAAATCAATCCTAATTATACAAACGCTTACTTAAATCTTGCAGCATTGAAATTAGAAGCTGAAAAACCAATCATTGATGAAATGAATAAATTGGGAACTTCTGCTAAAGACATGAAACGTTACGATGTTTTAAAAGCTCAAAGAGAAAGTGTTTTCAAAGGCGTGATTCCTTACCTTAAAAAAGCTAACGAGTTAGATCCTAAAAATGAAGACGTTTCTAAAACATTATTAGGAGTTTACAGTGCTCTTGAAATGACTGCTGAAGCTAAAGCATTAAAAGCTAAAATGTAA
- a CDS encoding OsmC family protein, which yields MKFTRKANANWKGTGMEGTGKISTQSTTLDNAQLSFKTRFADGVGTNPEELVAAAHSGCFTMQLSFLLNEAGFTADDLNTEATVTFEDGSITLIHLDLKGKVPSISAEEFQATAAKAKEICPISKLLNTTITLSAELIS from the coding sequence ATGAAATTTACAAGAAAAGCAAATGCCAACTGGAAAGGAACCGGTATGGAGGGAACTGGGAAAATCAGCACACAAAGTACAACATTAGATAACGCACAATTATCTTTTAAAACTAGATTTGCTGACGGAGTTGGAACAAATCCTGAAGAATTAGTTGCTGCAGCGCATTCTGGATGCTTCACGATGCAATTAAGTTTTTTATTGAACGAAGCTGGCTTTACAGCAGATGATTTAAATACAGAAGCTACAGTAACTTTTGAAGATGGCTCTATAACTTTAATTCATTTAGATTTAAAAGGAAAAGTTCCTTCAATCTCTGCAGAAGAGTTTCAGGCTACAGCAGCAAAAGCAAAAGAAATCTGTCCGATTTCTAAATTATTAAATACCACTATTACTTTATCTGCGGAATTAATCAGCTAG